The sequence below is a genomic window from Pelmatolapia mariae isolate MD_Pm_ZW linkage group LG9, Pm_UMD_F_2, whole genome shotgun sequence.
CACTAACATGCTCAAACACTGTAAGAGGTGGAGGACAATCTGCTGACAAAGCACATTCTTCATCTCACTCATAACCAATTTATTTCAGAGCCCTGGATGGGATTCTTTTCTCAGTGTAAACTGCTGTTACAGagggttgtttttctttatttctttgccTTTCAAATCATCATctgttactttttgtttttgttgttgttttttttaactcatgCTCCAGCTCTGTGTAGTATTTGTGTAAATTGGTAGGGATTCCCTAATACGCTGTTAGCTGAACAGCTGAAAGTGATTAATGGCAAATCGAGTCATTCCAGGGGAGCTGTGAGCTGCATGTTAATGACTCCTCGCTTTCTTACAGCACCAGGACACAGACAAGAGAAGCCACCCATCCACCAAAACCAAGAGCAGAGTGCTGCCCACAGAAGGGTATGTCTGCTTCACAAGCTTACCCTGTGTGACACACGTTTGAGCAGTCATTAGACTCTGGCTCTGTCAGTCTGTGCGTTAGTGTACAGTGTACTGCAGCTGTGTTAACATGAATCCTCTGGTCTCCCATGTGttcctgttttcagagagaAGGTGAAGTGCAAGTCTGTTACCTTTGTGTCCAACGGGTGTTTGGTGGCAGCCCCGAGGAAAGGTAAGCGGCTGCTAGCAGGAGGCAGTGTACTTCAACAGGACGGTGCTTTGTTGAATGCTTTTGAAGGAGCTCCTTTAAGCTCCTGAGTCCATCagagcagtgttgccaacttagcgaccttttttttttttttttttctaaaaagcgactagcgacaaatctggcgacttttgtTGGTGTTATTAGTCAGACTTACGACcactttttgacgtgaaagcacGTATCGCtgttactctcaacaagcagcgtgCCGCTTgtgccaaagcgctcacaggcGGCGGATCGTTCTCACGTAGCAGTCGCCCCCAGCTGCGGTCAGAGCAGGAGATGCTGACGCCTACGTgcccaaactgcaaatgaatcgcgcatgagcgaagccgctgctcccgcactgactgtaacgcagtcagttcttgtTTTACTCTTACTTTTTGTGGATCagaaggtttaaaactacttaaaaacacacacacaaagtaactctgccagagtgcctatttcaggtcacttttgccggtacCAAGCCTGGATGAAGGAGgtgggttggaattgtgacattaaaaaaaacaataatttttaaaagaatttcatttgtagttctaaatatattctaaatgcatttagggtggttttttttgtttgttttgtttttttttttttaacataagcATGACCagttatgcaaattaggcgatgacctCATTTAGCAACTTTTAGGATAGCCAATAGCTGTTTTCCTTACTGacgagttggcaacactgtatCAGAGGCTGTCCTTCTCTCTGACATGTTCAGGCTTGTCTCGCTTGTTGTGCGCACTGGGAATGTGAACACATGGTATTGCTATAGCAATGATACTGCGATATAACATCTTTATGTTGCCTAATAATTTTTCTGTATTATCATGGGCGTTATCATGTGACATGGCCCTAGTGGTTGCTTGCATGGTATGGTGTTAGTAGACAGTAAATGAAGGTATAGTTCCAGGAAATGACTGATAATAACGCCGTCTCTTATTGGCTGGAATTACTCATGAATTGCAGCTGAAGCAGAGTCTCAGTCACTAGTTTATAAACTCATCAGTAAATCTTGTCTTATCGTAAAGGACACGTTAACAGTCGTGCTGTGTTTCGTGTTGCATACACACTAGATGGACGCTGGCTGTCTTTTGTTTTGACACACATTGTTGTTGCAGATGGCGGTTCATCATCAGAAAGCTGCAGCTCCCCATCCAGCCCACAGCACCGAGGACCAGAGAGCCTGGAAAGTGAGGATGAACACAACAAAGGTAAAACTATCACACGCCCTTTTTCTAAATAAAGCCACTGTAAAGATAAGCAATGACATTGCTGTCCTCTGTCAGATACAGATAGCCCCTGTGATGACCTCTGTAAAGGACCAGGCTCTGACATGTTCTTCACCGGCCAGACTGATTCTGCTGTGCTGGCGGAGGCCTCCTTTAGCAGCCTGGAGGGGAGAGCAGACTTCCCCCATATTTCCTTCATGCATAATGTGAGCTACATACTCCCCAATGGAGCTGCGGATGCTGGGCTCCCATTGGGTTCACTTCCTGGCCAGAGCATGGTTCCAGAGGGAAAGCCCTCATCAGGGCCGCTAATGATTCCGATGCCCACACTGCCTCCAGCCGTCTCTGGAATTGTGGACGACCCGGAGAAGAGGGATGTTGTCCAAACCTTTGGGATTCCACCTACTGGACTGCATCCTGCAGGAACTTCTGCTATGCAGCCCTTGATCCAGGGCTTCAAAACGGCTTTGTCTCACTGCCAGGGTGGCACTGACGGAGCGCCGGGGAGTGGATCTTCACCTGCTGCACCGCTGGTTTCACACCAGGGTCCAATCAGACCCATCAGCGTCATGTCTTCTCCGATACTAACCTGCCAAGACCCAGCCAACATCAGCCCGGGCCTGGCCTCTTCTCTACCACATGTGGAGACATCGCAAAGCAAGCGCCCAGGCTTACCGTCTGCCCTGCCTTCTCCCTACACCCTGCCCCCCGTCCCAATGCCAACTCTGGGGGCACCCGTGGCCCCTGCTCCATCCCCTGGACAAGTACAAGCTGCTGTTCCACCAGCTGTGCCCACGCACACCCCTGGACCTGCCCCGAGCTCTAGCCCAGCACTTACACACAGCACGGCACACAGCGACTGTACATCCTACAGTAACAGCAGCGCTTCCAGTGGAAGCACCCCGGTCGCTCCTGGTAGCCCTCTCACTCTCCAGCAGACCCAGCAGCCAGCAGCACCGCAGCAGCAGCTGCCAATGGGCTGCGGGACGTGTGGCTGTCACAATAACTGCGGCAGCCGAAGCAGCAGTGTGAGCGTCGCCTCGGGTCAGACACCTTTATTCTTCCCTGGCCACCAGATGGCAGCAGCGCACCAGATGTTCAGTGTTCCTCCACCGCTCTTCCAGATCACAAGCCTGTGCAATAGCAGCTACCTCACCCAGGCTCACCCTCCTCACCAGGCCAACGGACCCACCTCCCTCCCCCCTTACTTCCCCAGCGCTCCTCCAGCACATCCACCCCCTTACCTTAACACTCACGCCCAAAGTCATGCAGAGGTACCATCGCACATGCTGGCCACGCAGGCTACAGCAGTGGTAGCCGCCGCCAGCTACAGCCTCCAGCAGCCGATGGCTCCAAACACATCGTTCTGCCACCATGTCTACCAGCATGTGTACCCTCCCCTGGGGATGCTGCCTCCCTCTCTGTTGGGGGGAGGTGGCGTCAATAAGAAGAACGGGAACGTGTCCTGTTATAACTGCGGTGTGAGCGGCCACTTTGCTCACGAATGCAACCAGCCCTCCATTGACTCCACACAACAAGGTAATGCAGCTACACCCAACACTTTTGCAAATCTATCTTTCAGCAAAGACTAGAAGGCAGCGCTGATCCTCCACATGAAGTATATTTGTAACTGTCTTTACTCAGCTGTGCATGGTTCACAACATGTGCTTTCAGATATGGTCAGGAGAATCTGCGTCTGTCACATTATTGTAGTGAGATGCAGCATGTGTGCAGACCCTACAAGTGTGTGAAACACCGCAGTGTCACCTCctacattaaaatgaaagtaatgGCTGAATACAAACAAGTACAGTTATCAGCCATAAAAGGCTGATGGCGGCATGCACGCCAAAGTTTGTGTACGCAATTACTCGAGAATGAGGTGGTGTGGGATTTCTCACTGATACTGTGGGTCCAAGTACTCTTGGACGAAttcaaatctcagtgaccttgacctcaaggtcaaaggtcaagttttctgaaggTATTTTGAATGCGTTAACACAAACGAGGCAGTGTAGGATTTTTGTTCATCTGCACTTTTGCCTTGATGTTTCCACAGGAGCAGGTTTGGTTAGGACAGGCTGATGGCAACTAGGGCTGCAACTAAAGATTATTTTGGTAGTCGACTAACCTCCACTTCCTGTGGGTAAACCTCATGTTCTCTGCCCACTTATGAATATCGCCCCGTTGTCTCTTCCCACGGAAAATTAATGACTCAGGAAACACATGAAttaaaaaatgatcaaatgtatttttaccgTTACTCAACAGGACCATCAAAATAcaagtgaaataaataaaagggatCAACATGGACCCATTCAGAGTTGGCGTCACAGCTCCAGGGTGCCGGTGTTTGAAATACTCGTGCACTGCAGTGATGCTGTTGTGGAATGAAAGCTCGGCATTTAACTTTGTTTTCTGTGATacgctttcttttttttccacaatccAAGTTTCCATTTGCTTCCATCCTCCTGTTTTGCCGTTAGCGCTGCTGTGTTCTTCTGCATTAGTGTGTCTGCAGTCTTGGCAGGTGATATAGGCGATACTGCCCGCACAGCTTCCTGTAGTGTGTTGCACATTTACGCTGTATTGGTATAAATCACACTACTGTATACAAATCTATAATCTTCAGTATTACCAGCCTCGCACTTTATGGCTGTGATTGGTCTTAAACAGGTTAACGTGTTTGGAAACAGTTGCAGTTGTCCTTCCTCACTGGTAGAGTAATGTAGTGCACAAAATAAACGTGTGTGTGGGCCGTAGGTTTTGTCGAACCACAGTCATAACACAAACCTGAAGCGCGGGCCTTTTCTCTGTTTATTCATGCTCGGCATCATTGAACACTGTTGGTCCTGACATGTCATGTAGTCGTGCTGTGATGAACCACTGCGAgctgatgtttgtgtgtcacaGGTGGGTTCCGGTTAAAGTACGCACCGTCCCACATCTCAGACGGCCCTGACAACGCTGACTGAAGAACACGAGGAGGATGGAGGAAGTTCCTGCGACCTCGTTTCCATAGCGGCAGCCTCTTCCCTGGGAGCTGTTTGTGAGCAGCGTGATTAAGCTTCTGTGTTCGCCACCACATCCTCTGAACAGGACCGACCTGCCAAGGGCTCCGTGGACAAAACCTGAGTACTCGTGCCTGGAAAAAAATCTTCATCCCGTGGGGATTACTCATTGCACACGCAAACTGTCCATGTGACTCGAAGCCCCACCCCCTTTCAGTTGGTTTTTGATATTTTTGCACTGAGGGTCAGAAATGATTAACTTATTAATTCTTAGGAAGTGAAAGCTATTTTGAGGATATTTAGTTTTAACATTAAACGGAGCCTTCGGTCTCGACTGGGAGCTTCTTAAACACTTCTTTGTAAGAGAGAGCGTATTTATGCCTTTTCTTAACTGTTCACGATTTTATTGTACAGCAGTTTTCAAAGACTACGAATCAAAGATGGATTTTGTTTTCAATTTTGCTGTAAGGTTTTTGAATGTATGTTTAAAGAGGAACCTGATTCAGAGTGGACGGATCTCACGCATTTTTGCcacttggtgtgtttttagtTGAAGGGtaattgctgctgctttgtaatttaattttcttattgttttccattttttaaaagttattttatttGGTCAGATGCACTATAGAGAAGCAGGAGCCACTACAACATTCTGCACCGGATACACGTTCATGTAAACATTTTATTGGTGTTCATTTGAAATCTGCATGAATTGGCAAACTAATGAGCATTTTGTGTAAAACGTTGTTTCAGGTGTAGAACCAATTTTTATGGCTAACAGTGGAAAAAGTTGAAGCGACATActgtagaaataaaactgagatTCCAGGTAATGAGTCAGACCAGTTCTGTTCCAGACAGCACGTTTGGTCCTCACCATGTTgctctgatttatttatttttctctttaaaaaaaaccttaaacctttgtagctttttccttttagcGTCCGTGCTCGGAGGCTCCATTGTGCATCAAACTGAGAAGCACAACGTGCTGGCTCGTCGTGTCAGAAAGGCAAACATCTTCAGTTTAGTTCATATC
It includes:
- the zcchc2 gene encoding zinc finger CCHC domain-containing protein 2 isoform X4 — encoded protein: MLKMKLPTKTGEEGGNQTAKNDSLDRPKHQHVLGAASPSVAYDKLGDSPRPPVHPPQLDKESVFEWFGLHLNPAKRIEFMCGLLHMCQPLELRFLGSYLEDLARKDYHVLRDFEFRANSPSDLGVLTDVVDPVIRSKLLVCLSLLGSDSRECAGILFRILSHVNPALFCKNYDCPLPPFRDSHVHSPCQADNMYGGSEEDCGFSANDTAGGPLEQIALLFTMASLHPAFHFHQRQVVRELLDKIELAMEEGKRQRQRRLNVQATELMGQKGDYLASQGVGLGECPASHPPCQSRRSSRRATQREAVHIEGIVLRGICRKRTDKEYNFEVKWSDSSVSKVTKTHFELENFLLKLPKDQCTESFEKSILSLLNQGGQYESREVEKNLRERFLSAPPLFRQTRKVCSFFNCDSSYAAKPTCSRCNCQLGTAYQGDCSDASSQEEESYLQGHKKKHGSKSPCQLSLSGAKGSQVDPRRGGHAAELNGPAERRKKSCAPRSSQEAEQHQDTDKRSHPSTKTKSRVLPTEGEKVKCKSVTFVSNGCLVAAPRKDGGSSSESCSSPSSPQHRGPESLESEDEHNKDTDSPCDDLCKGPGSDMFFTGQTDSAVLAEASFSSLEGRADFPHISFMHNVSYILPNGAADAGLPLGSLPGQSMVPEGKPSSGPLMIPMPTLPPAVSGIVDDPEKRDVVQTFGIPPTGLHPAGTSAMQPLIQGFKTALSHCQGGTDGAPGSGSSPAAPLVSHQGPIRPISVMSSPILTCQDPANISPGLASSLPHVETSQSKRPGLPSALPSPYTLPPVPMPTLGAPVAPAPSPGQVQAAVPPAVPTHTPGPAPSSSPALTHSTAHSDCTSYSNSSASSGSTPVAPGSPLTLQQTQQPAAPQQQLPMGCGTCGCHNNCGSRSSSVSVASGQTPLFFPGHQMAAAHQMFSVPPPLFQITSLCNSSYLTQAHPPHQANGPTSLPPYFPSAPPAHPPPYLNTHAQSHAEVPSHMLATQATAVVAAASYSLQQPMAPNTSFCHHVYQHVYPPLGMLPPSLLGGGGVNKKNGNVSCYNCGVSGHFAHECNQPSIDSTQQGGFRLKYAPSHISDGPDNAD
- the zcchc2 gene encoding zinc finger CCHC domain-containing protein 2 isoform X1 codes for the protein MLKMKLPTKTGEEGGNQTAKNDSLDRPKHQHVLGAASPSVAYDKLGDSPRPPVHPPQLDKESVFEWFGLHLNPAKRIEFMCGLLHMCQPLELRFLGSYLEDLARKDYHVLRDFEFRANSPSDLGVLTDVVDPVIRSKLLVCLSLLGSDSRECAGILFRILSHVNPALFCKNYDCPLPPFRDSHVHSPCQADNMYGGSEEDCGFSANDTAGGPLEQIALLFTMASLHPAFHFHQRQVVRELLDKIELAMEEGKRQRQRRLNVQATELMGQKGDYLASQGVGLGECPASHPPCQSRRSSRRATQREAVHIEGIVLRGICRKRTDKEYNFEVKWSDSSVSKVTKTHFELENFLLKLPKDQCTESFEKSILSLLNQGGQYESREVEKNLRERFLSAPPLFRQTRKVCSFFNCDSSYAAKPTCSRCNCQLGTAYQGDCSDASSQEEGEKKQLSESYLQGHKKKHGSKSPCQLSLSGAKGSQVDPRRGGHAAELNGPAERRKKSCAPRSSQEAEQHQDTDKRSHPSTKTKSRVLPTEGEKVKCKSVTFVSNGCLVAAPRKDGGSSSESCSSPSSPQHRGPESLESEDEHNKDTDSPCDDLCKGPGSDMFFTGQTDSAVLAEASFSSLEGRADFPHISFMHNVSYILPNGAADAGLPLGSLPGQSMVPEGKPSSGPLMIPMPTLPPAVSGIVDDPEKRDVVQTFGIPPTGLHPAGTSAMQPLIQGFKTALSHCQGGTDGAPGSGSSPAAPLVSHQGPIRPISVMSSPILTCQDPANISPGLASSLPHVETSQSKRPGLPSALPSPYTLPPVPMPTLGAPVAPAPSPGQVQAAVPPAVPTHTPGPAPSSSPALTHSTAHSDCTSYSNSSASSGSTPVAPGSPLTLQQTQQPAAPQQQLPMGCGTCGCHNNCGSRSSSVSVASGQTPLFFPGHQMAAAHQMFSVPPPLFQITSLCNSSYLTQAHPPHQANGPTSLPPYFPSAPPAHPPPYLNTHAQSHAEVPSHMLATQATAVVAAASYSLQQPMAPNTSFCHHVYQHVYPPLGMLPPSLLGGGGVNKKNGNVSCYNCGVSGHFAHECNQPSIDSTQQGGFRLKYAPSHISDGPDNAD
- the zcchc2 gene encoding zinc finger CCHC domain-containing protein 2 isoform X5; this translates as MLKMKLPTKTGEEGGNQTAKNDSLDRPKHQHVLGAASPSVAYDKLGDSPRPPVHPPQLDKESVFEWFGLHLNPAKRIEFMCGLLHMCQPLELRFLGSYLEDLARKDYHVLRDFEFRANSPSDLGVLTDVVDPVIRSKLLVCLSLLGSDSRECAGILFRILSHVNPALFCKNYDCPLPPFRDSHVHSPCQADNMYGGSEEDCGFSANDTAGGPLEQIALLFTMASLHPAFHFHQRQVVRELLDKIELAMEEGKRQRQRRLNVQATELMGQKGDYLASQGVGLGECPASHPPCQSRRSSRRATQREAVHIEGIVLRGICRKRTDKEYNFEVKWSDSSVSKVTKTHFELENFLLKLPKDQCTESFEKSILSLLNQGGQYESREVEKNLRERFLSAPPLFRQTRKVCSFFNCDSSYAAKPTCSRCNCQLGTAYQGDCSDASSQEEESYLQGHKKKHGSKSPCQLLSGAKGSQVDPRRGGHAAELNGPAERRKKSCAPRSSQEAEQHQDTDKRSHPSTKTKSRVLPTEGEKVKCKSVTFVSNGCLVAAPRKDGGSSSESCSSPSSPQHRGPESLESEDEHNKDTDSPCDDLCKGPGSDMFFTGQTDSAVLAEASFSSLEGRADFPHISFMHNVSYILPNGAADAGLPLGSLPGQSMVPEGKPSSGPLMIPMPTLPPAVSGIVDDPEKRDVVQTFGIPPTGLHPAGTSAMQPLIQGFKTALSHCQGGTDGAPGSGSSPAAPLVSHQGPIRPISVMSSPILTCQDPANISPGLASSLPHVETSQSKRPGLPSALPSPYTLPPVPMPTLGAPVAPAPSPGQVQAAVPPAVPTHTPGPAPSSSPALTHSTAHSDCTSYSNSSASSGSTPVAPGSPLTLQQTQQPAAPQQQLPMGCGTCGCHNNCGSRSSSVSVASGQTPLFFPGHQMAAAHQMFSVPPPLFQITSLCNSSYLTQAHPPHQANGPTSLPPYFPSAPPAHPPPYLNTHAQSHAEVPSHMLATQATAVVAAASYSLQQPMAPNTSFCHHVYQHVYPPLGMLPPSLLGGGGVNKKNGNVSCYNCGVSGHFAHECNQPSIDSTQQGGFRLKYAPSHISDGPDNAD
- the zcchc2 gene encoding zinc finger CCHC domain-containing protein 2 isoform X2 translates to MLKMKLPTKTGEEGGNQTAKNDSLDRPKHQHVLGAASPSVAYDKLGDSPRPPVHPPQLDKESVFEWFGLHLNPAKRIEFMCGLLHMCQPLELRFLGSYLEDLARKDYHVLRDFEFRANSPSDLGVLTDVVDPVIRSKLLVCLSLLGSDSRECAGILFRILSHVNPALFCKNYDCPLPPFRDSHVHSPCQADNMYGGSEEDCGFSANDTAGGPLEQIALLFTMASLHPAFHFHQRQVVRELLDKIELAMEEGKRQRQRRLNVQATELMGQKGDYLASQGVGLGECPASHPPCQSRRSSRRATQREAVHIEGIVLRGICRKRTDKEYNFEVKWSDSSVSKVTKTHFELENFLLKLPKDQCTESFEKSILSLLNQGGQYESREVEKNLRERFLSAPPLFRQTRKVCSFFNCDSSYAAKPTCSRCNCQLGTAYQGDCSDASSQEEGEKKQLSESYLQGHKKKHGSKSPCQLLSGAKGSQVDPRRGGHAAELNGPAERRKKSCAPRSSQEAEQHQDTDKRSHPSTKTKSRVLPTEGEKVKCKSVTFVSNGCLVAAPRKDGGSSSESCSSPSSPQHRGPESLESEDEHNKDTDSPCDDLCKGPGSDMFFTGQTDSAVLAEASFSSLEGRADFPHISFMHNVSYILPNGAADAGLPLGSLPGQSMVPEGKPSSGPLMIPMPTLPPAVSGIVDDPEKRDVVQTFGIPPTGLHPAGTSAMQPLIQGFKTALSHCQGGTDGAPGSGSSPAAPLVSHQGPIRPISVMSSPILTCQDPANISPGLASSLPHVETSQSKRPGLPSALPSPYTLPPVPMPTLGAPVAPAPSPGQVQAAVPPAVPTHTPGPAPSSSPALTHSTAHSDCTSYSNSSASSGSTPVAPGSPLTLQQTQQPAAPQQQLPMGCGTCGCHNNCGSRSSSVSVASGQTPLFFPGHQMAAAHQMFSVPPPLFQITSLCNSSYLTQAHPPHQANGPTSLPPYFPSAPPAHPPPYLNTHAQSHAEVPSHMLATQATAVVAAASYSLQQPMAPNTSFCHHVYQHVYPPLGMLPPSLLGGGGVNKKNGNVSCYNCGVSGHFAHECNQPSIDSTQQGGFRLKYAPSHISDGPDNAD
- the zcchc2 gene encoding zinc finger CCHC domain-containing protein 2 isoform X3, with protein sequence MLKMKLPTKTGEEGGNQTAKNDSLDRPKHQHVLGAASPSVAYDKLGDSPRPPVHPPQLDKESVFEWFGLHLNPAKRIEFMCGLLHMCQPLELRFLGSYLEDLARKDYHVLRDFEFRANSPSDLGVLTDVVDPVIRSKLLVCLSLLGSDSRECAGILFRILSHVNPALFCKNYDCPLPPFRDSHVHSPCQADNMYGGSEEDCGFSANDTAGGPLEQIALLFTMASLHPAFHFHQRQVVRELLDKIELAMEEGKRQRQRRLNVQATELMGQKGDYLASQGVGLGECPASHPPCQSRRSSRRATQREAVHIEGIVLRGICRKRTDKEYNFEVKWSDSSVSKVTKTHFELENFLLKLPKDQCTESFEKSILSLLNQGGQYESREVEKNLRERFLSAPPLFRQTRKVCSFFNCDSSYAAKPTCSRCNCQLGTAYQGDCSDASSQEEGEKKQLSESYLQGHKKKHGSKSPCQLSLSGAKGSQVDPRRGGHAAELNGPAERRKKSCAPRSSQEAEQHQDTDKRSHPSTKTKSRVLPTEGEKVKCKSVTFVSNGCLVAAPRKDGGSSSESCSSPSSPQHRGPESLESEDEHNKDSPCDDLCKGPGSDMFFTGQTDSAVLAEASFSSLEGRADFPHISFMHNVSYILPNGAADAGLPLGSLPGQSMVPEGKPSSGPLMIPMPTLPPAVSGIVDDPEKRDVVQTFGIPPTGLHPAGTSAMQPLIQGFKTALSHCQGGTDGAPGSGSSPAAPLVSHQGPIRPISVMSSPILTCQDPANISPGLASSLPHVETSQSKRPGLPSALPSPYTLPPVPMPTLGAPVAPAPSPGQVQAAVPPAVPTHTPGPAPSSSPALTHSTAHSDCTSYSNSSASSGSTPVAPGSPLTLQQTQQPAAPQQQLPMGCGTCGCHNNCGSRSSSVSVASGQTPLFFPGHQMAAAHQMFSVPPPLFQITSLCNSSYLTQAHPPHQANGPTSLPPYFPSAPPAHPPPYLNTHAQSHAEVPSHMLATQATAVVAAASYSLQQPMAPNTSFCHHVYQHVYPPLGMLPPSLLGGGGVNKKNGNVSCYNCGVSGHFAHECNQPSIDSTQQGGFRLKYAPSHISDGPDNAD